Genomic window (Streptomyces cadmiisoli):
CCGCGGTGGCCCGCTCGCTCGGCGAGCGGGGCGTCGTGGTCGTCGCGGTCGACCGCGACGCCGACGGGCTGCGGCGGACGGTGCAGAAACTGGCCGCGGACGGGGTGACGGCGCGGGCGTTCCCGGCCGACATCACCGACCGAGCCGCGGTCGACGCGCTCGTCGACTCGGCCGAACGGCGGCTCGGCCCCCTGGACTTCCTGGTCAACGCGGCCGGTGTGCTGCACCTGGGCGAGGCCCGGCACCTGAGCGACCAGGACTGGGACGCCACTTTCGCGGTCAACGCCACGGGCGTGTTCGTGATGTCGCGCGCGGTCGTCAACCGGATGGTGCCGCGCCGCGGCGGCGCCGTCGTCACCGTCGCGTCGAACGCGGCCGGCACCGCGCGCACCGGGATGGCCGCGTACGCCGCGTCCAAGGCGGCGGCCACCATGTTCACCCGGTGTCTGGGGCTGGAGGTGGCCCGGCACGGCATCCGCTGCAATCTGGTGGCGCCCGGCTCCACCGACACCCCGATGCTCAGCTCGATGTGGCGGGACCGCAGCGGCCGGCAGACCACGATCGCCGGGCGGCCGGAGGAGTACCGGGTCGGCATCCCGCTCGGCAGGCTGGCCCGGCCCGCGGACGTCGCCGACGCCGTGACCTTCCTGCTGTCCGACCGGGCCGCGCACATCACCCTGCACAGCCTCACCGTGGACGGCGGCGCCGCCCTCGGCGTATAGCCCCGCGCGACCGGACGAGGCGGAGAGAAGACCATGACCGGGATACCCCTCATCGAACCGTACGAGCTGCCGAGCGCGCGTGAACTGCCCGATCCCGTCCCGAGCTGGCGGGCCGACCCGGGGCGCGCGGTCCTCCTGGTGCACGACATGCAGTACTACTTCCTGCGGGCGCTGCCGGGCCCGCTGCGCGCACAGCTGCTGGGCAACACCGCGCGGCTGCGCGAACGCTGCGCCGCACTCGGGATCCCGGTCGCCTACACGGCGCAGCCGGGCGCCATGGACGATGTGCAGCGGGGGCTGCTCAAGGACTTCTGGGGGCCCGGTATGCGGGGCCTGCCCGGCGACCGCGAGATCACCGCGGAACTGGCGCCCGGCGGCGGCGACTGGCTGTTCACCAAGTGGCGCTACAGCGCGTTCTTCCGCTCCGGTCTGCTGGAGCGGATGCGGGCGGACGGGCGCGACCAGCTCATCCTGTGCGGGGTGTACGCGCACGTCGGTGTGCTGATGACCGCGGTCGACGCGTTCAGCAACGACATCGAGACGTTCCTGGTGGCCGACGCGGTGGCCGACTTCTCCGCCGACCGCCATCGGCAGGCACTCGACTACGCGGCGCGCTGCTGCGCCGTCGTCTCCACGGTCGAGGAGGTCGTCGCGTGACGTCCGTTCTGCTGGACACGGTGCCGGCGCCGCGGCCCGCGCCGTTCGCGCTGCCGCACCGGGCCACCGCGGACGGCGGCCGCCGGCGCCGGCCGGCACCCGGGTGCTGGTGGTCGACGCCGAGGACACCTTCACCGCGATGCTCCACCACCGACCGCGCTCCCTGGGGCTCGCCGTGACGGTGCGCCGGTTCGGCGAACCCTGCCCGCTCGACGACCACGACCTCGTGGTGCCCGGTCCCGGCCCGGGGGATCCGCGGGACACCGGGCATCCGAAGGCCGCGCGGCTGCGCGCGCCCGCCGACACGCTGCCGGCCGGGCACCGGCCCTTCCCCGCCGTGTGCTTCAGCCACCAGGTGCTGCGCGACCGGCTGGGGTTCGAGCTGGTCCGCCGGAAGGCGCCCGACCAGGGGACGCGGCGGGAGATCGACCTGTTCGGGGCGCGCGAGAGCGTCGGCTTCCACAACCCGTTCGCCGCCCGGTCCCGCGAGGACAAGGTGGAGTGCGAGGGCGTGGGCACGGTGGAGGTGAGCCGGGACCGGGACACCGTGGAGGTGCACGCGCCGCGCGGGCCGCGGTTCGCGTCCGTGCAGTTCCACGCCGAGTCGGTGCTCACCCGGGACGGGGGGTGCATCATCGCCGGACTGCTCGCCGACCTCGTATGAGCGGACACCCCGAAGCGGCTGCACGAAGGGTCCTGGCCCTTCGTACAGCCGCCTTTTCGCGTGGTGCGGGGTGGCCGCCCGCCGTCTCAGCGGCCGGCGCCGACAGCGCGTGCCCGCAGCCGGCCGCCGCTCATCGGCGGGCTCCGGTGGCGGACCCCTGGGGCTCGTGCAGCCAGGCCACGTGGTCGTGCAGGGGGGTGCCGGACAGGGCCGACAGCATCTCGTTGCGTGCCTTCGCCGCGGCGCCGGCCGGGTGCCACAGGCGGGTGCTCGCCCGGGCCGCGCGGGTGATCCGGGCGGTACGGTCGCGGCGTTCGGCGTTGTACGTCTCGAACCGGTCGGCGATCGTGTCCGTCCCGTCGTCCAGCAGGTCGCCCAGCGTCACCGCGTCCTCCAGGGCCTGGCAGGCGCCCTGGGCCGCGTAGTGCAGCATCGGGTGCGCCGCGTCGCCGAGCAGGGTCACCCGGCCGTCGGTCCAGCGCTCCACCGGGTCCCGGTCGACCAGCACCCACGACTTCCACTCCTCGCCGAGCGCCAGCAGCCGCCGCGCGGTCCCGCCGAGGGCGGCGAACGCGGACAGCACCCGCTCGCGGTCCACGGGGACGCCGGCCAACGCCTCGGTGGCGCCGTTCTCCACGCTCGGCGCGAGGTTGAGGTACCGGCCGCCGCCGATCGCGTAGTGCACGAAGTGGCGGCCCGGACCCGCCCACCAGGTCACCGCGTTCCACCGCAGGTCCTCGGGGACCCGCTCCATCGGGACGACCGTGCGGAACACGGTGATGCCCGAGACCCGCGGCTCGCCGTCGCCGACGAGCTGCCGGCGGATCGCCGAGTGGATGCCGTCGGCACCGATCACCGCGTCACCGGTGACCGGTTCGCGGTCGTCCAGCAGGACCGTGGCGCCGGATCCGTCCTGGCGGTAGCCGGTGGCGCGGCAGCCGGAGCGCAGCTCGACCGCGGGCGAGCGGCGGCAGGCGTCCAGCAGCAGCCGGTGCAGCTCGGCCCGGTGGACCACCACGTACGGGTTGCCGAAGCGGCGCCGGTAGGTGCCGGTGAGCGGCAGGCTCGCCACGTGCTCACCGCTCACGCCGTCCATGAACCGCAGTTCGCCGATGTGCACGGCCAGGGCGCGCACGGCGTCGCCGAGGCCCAGCCGGTCCAGGGCGTGCAGACCGTTCGGCGCGAGCTGGATGCCCGCGCCGAGCTCGGCGAACTCGGCGGCCCGTTCCAGTACGACCGCCCGGTGTCCGCGCCGGGCCACGGCGACGGCCGTCGCCAGCCCGCCGATGCCGCCCCCGACGACGATCAACTTCGCCATCGCCGCCCCCTACTCGCCCCGGCCGGCGGCCAGCAGTTCGGCCAGCCTGAGCCGTTTGATCTTCGTGGTGGCGGTCTGCGGCAGGTCCGACAGCCGCCACTGCACCGGTTCGGCCATCGCGGGCAGCCCGGCCGCCGCGCGGCGCCACGCCTCCCGGTCGAGGGGACCGCCGTCCTTGGTGCACACCACGGGGACGGCCCTGCCGTCCGGGCCGGAGATGATGATCACCTCGGCGAGTTCGTCCAGCCGCGCGAAGAGGGTGTCCTCCGCGGCCAGTGTGCTGCCGAACCCGGGGATCAGGTCGACCTCGCGGTCGAGCAGGTGCAGGCACCCCCAGCGGGACTTGAAGCCGACGTCGCCCATCCGCCACCAGCCGTCGTCCAGCTGCCGGGCGTACCGGTCGTCCTCGCCCAGGTAGGTGGTGATCCGTCCGTCGCTGCGCACCTCGATGTGACCGGGGTTCTCCGGCGAGGGCGGCCGTCCGTCGCGGCTGACCACCCGCACCCCGGTCATGCCGGGGAAGGGCATGCCGACGCAGCGGCCGTCGGCGTCGGGGGCGTGCCGTCGCGTGAAGGCGCGCACCACCGTGGGGCCCACCTCGCTCTGCCCGTAGAGCTGCCCGAACAGCGCTCCCCTGCGGCGGGAGGCACGCAGCAGCCGGTGCACCGTGCGCGGGTGGATCGCGTCGAAGGTGCTGCTGAACAGCTTGACGTGAGCCAGCGGTCCGCGCGGGTCGTCGGCCAGTTCCTCCCAGCGTATGAAGGAGTTGGGGTGCGCCTCCAGGATGCCGGGGCGGACCCGGGCGAAGAGGTCGGCGGCCCGCACCGGGTCGTCGTCGGCGAGCACGACGATCGGGAAGCCGTTCAGCAGCGAGATCGCCAGCGCGGTGAACAGCCGTGAGTGCACGAAGGACACATGCATGGCCACGGTCTCCCGCCCGCGTACGACCGGCGCGATCGCCAGTCGCTGCGGGCGGTAGCGGGCCTGGAGGGTGCGCCCGGTGTGCACGGCCAGCTTGGGGACGCCGGTGGTCCCGGAGGTGTGGGTGATCAGCGCCGGGTGATCGGGGGGCATGGTCACCGGCGGTACCCGGCGGACACCCGCGAAGTCCCCCAGTTCGACCGCTCGGGCGTGCGTGCCGGAGGCGAGCAGCACGCTCTCGGCGAGGTCGAAGACCGCGGCGGGCAGCGCCGTGTCCAGCTTGGCCCGGTCGGTGACCAGGTGCGGCCGGTCGGCGCGCCGCACCAGTTCGGTGACCGTCTCGCCGTCGAGCTGGGGCGAGAGCAGCACCGGCACCGCTCCGATCCGGCTGATCGCGCAGGCCAGCAGGGGGATGTCGAAGCTGTCCGACTTGTGGACCACGACGCGCTCACCGGGCCGGATCCGCGCCGCCCGGAGCCGCGAGGCCAGGTCCGCGACCAGGTCCGCCAGTTCCGCGACGGTCGCCCGGCGGCCGAGGTCCGGCGCGAGGTCCAGGTCGTGGTCGAGGATGAGCACGTTCGCCGGATGCCGGGACGCCGCGCGCTCGAAGAGCGTCCCCAGCCGGATTCCACGGTTTCCTGTGCGCTGAAGCAGCATCTGTCCGCCTTCCGCCGGTTGCTGCGGAGAATCAGGGATCGGGTCGGGAGGTGGTGCGAGCGGTGCGCGGGGAGCGGGGGGTCAGGCCTGCTCGACGATCCGCTTGACGCGCCGCACGGTCGCCGCGAGGTCGTCGGCGAGCTTGGCCGTCCAGTCGCCGAAGAAGCGCCGTTTCTCGGCCGCGTCCATGTCGGCGGTGATGCCGCGGATGCCTTCGGTGGGCCTGCCCATCCAGAAGCCGTGCACCAGGACGCAGCCCCGGCCGGCGGCCTCGATCTCGAACGACCAGACGCTCTCCTGCCGTTGCCCCGAGCTGTCCCGGATCGCCCAGCGGAAGCAGCGGCCCGGCTCGGCCTCGACGACCTCGGAGTCGGTGGTCCACGCGCCGCGTACGACGGGCGCCCAGGCGACGACGTCGGCGGGCCGCTGGTTCTCGCCCCGGAAGACCGCGCCGACGGTGCCGGGGGTGCCGGACACCCACCGGCCGCCCGTGCACTCGACGCTCCACTCCCCGCTGCGCGTCAGGTCGCTGACCGCGGCGTACACCCGGTCCGGGGGCGCCGCGACCTGCGTGCGGGCGCTGACCTGGAACAGGGCTGGGTTCTCGAGTTCGGTGTCCGTCATGGCCGGAAGCCTCGCGAGTGGCACGGAACCGGGTCAACGAGCGCCGCCCGGGTCCGTCAAGTCGCCGGGCGGCGACGCGTTCGAGCGCCGCGGGGTGTCAACGGGCCCGGTGCCGGGGTGTCATCGGCCCTGTGCCGGGCTGTGTTCAACCCTTTGCCGGGCTGTGATCGGTTCCGTGCCCGGCTGTGATCGCCCCTGTGGCGAGCGCCGTTCGCGCGGGGCCGCTTCGTCGCGGGCGGGCATGGCGGCGGCCCACTACCGCCCTGCGCGCGCGAGCCGCGCCGTTTCGACCGGATCACGGGGCGCCTCATGAGCCCCCTGCGCGCGCGAGAGCCGCGCGTGCCGGCGGGCCGCAGCGTCAGGACGACCGCCGGGCTGCCGGGATCCGGCCGGACGGCGGATCCTCGCGGCCGGGCACCGGCCGACAAGCGGTCCTTCACAGCCGGGATCCCGCCGGACGGCGGTCCCTCACAGGCGGGCGGCGCCCGAGTTGACGCAGGCCAGCAGGGTGCGGGCCTGGATGTTCAGGTAGTGGCCGTGCGCGGCCAGGGAGTTGAGCTGTCCGACCGTCGCCCAGGTGTATCCGCGCGGTGGTGCGATCGGCGCGGTGTCCTCGTCGGCCTCGACGAACAGGTACCGCACGCACGCGTCCAGGAACCGCCCGCCCTCCTCGGAGTGCACGGCCGAGTACGTGACGGCGCCGTCCCGCTCGGCCCGCAGTGCCGCCTCCAGGAAGCGCGGCCGGTCCGCGGCCGGTACCGCCTCCCAGTCGCGCGGCGCGCACTGCACGGTCGGCGCCAGTTCGACCCGGTTGAGGTAGCCGGCCTCCACGCGCGCGTGCACGAGCAGATGGGCGACGCCGCCCAGGCGCCGGAACAGGAAGGCCGCCACGCCGGTGCCGCACGGCTCGATCAGTGGCTGGGACCAGCCGCCGACCTCCCGGTTCCCGGCCTCCACGGCGACCCCGGTGACCTGGAAGAACCGGCCGTCGGGGCGCCGTATGGCGTCCGCGTCGCGGGTCCAGCCCTCGACCTCGGCGAGCGGCATCAGCCGGACGTCGACGTCGTGCCGGGCGCGCTCGGACGTGAACCAGGAGAGCAGTTCCAGGTCGGAGTGGCGGGCGCCCGGCTCGGCCGCCGGCAGCGGCAGACAGCCCAGGACGGTACGGGCGTCCATGTTGACCACGTTGTCCAGCCGGAGCAGTTCGCCGAGCTGGCCCAGGGTGAGCCAGCAGTAGTCGGCGGCGGGCGGCACCTCGGCGTCGGCGGCCTCGACCAGCATGTTCCGGTTGGCCTTGCGGTAGAACCAGGCGCCGTGCTCCGACTGGAGCGAGTCGGCCAGCACCCACTCGGGCGCCGCGTCCGTGAAGTGCTCCAGGTAGCGCACGGACGAACCGGCGTGCACCCGCTGGTAGTTGCTGCGGGTGGCCTGCACGGTCGGCGACAGCTGGAGCAGGTTGGGGTTGCCGGGTTCCATCTTGGCCTGCATCAGGAAGTGCAGTACGCCGTCGAACTCCTTGGCGAGGATGCCGAGGATGCCCACCTCGGGCTGGTGGATGACGGGCTGCTGCCAGTTGCCGATCGGCCCCTCGTCGACCCGGGCGGACAGCCCTCGCACCGCGAAGAAGCGGCCGCTGCGGTGCACGAGGTCGCCGGTGCCGGGCGCGAAGGACCAGTGGTCCAGCTCGTCCAGGGGCACCCGCCGCACGGTGAACCGGTGGGCGCGGGCCCGCTCGGCGAGCCATCCCGGGACGTCCTCGGTGCGCAGTCGGTGGCCCTCGCCGGTCGCGGCGGCGGAGCGGGCCAGCCGTGCGGGCAGGTCCTGTGCGGTCCTCGGGCGCAGCAGGGCGACGGTGCTCATGCCGGCCCGCCTCCCGGTTTCCCGTCATCGGCCGCACGTCCACCGGCCCCGGCTCCCCCACCGGCCCCCGCTCCCCCACCCGTTGCGGCGGCTTCGGCGGCGAGATGGTCCACGGTGCGGCGCAGCGCCTCGGTCAGCGGGGTGTCCGGCGTCCAGCCGGTGACGGACCGGAAGGCGGACGCGTCGATCGTGATGCTCGCGAAGTCCCCTGCCTCCGCCTGCTCGGGCGGCGGCACCGAGACCACCGGTACGGGCGGACGGCCGGTGCGCTCGGCGGCGAGCGCGGCGACCTGCTCGAAGACCGGTCCCAGGGGCCGGCCCTCACCGGTGCCGAGCAGCCAGTGGCGGCCGGCCAGCGCCTCGGCGTGGTCCAGGCCGGCCACGACGGCGCGGGCCAGGTCGTCGATGTAGAGCAGGTCGCGGCGGACGGTTCCGTCGTGCCACATCGTCAGCGGCTGTCCCGCCAGGGCGCGGCGGGCCATCGCCGAGACGACGCCCCGGTCGCGGGCCGCGGGACCGGCGCCCGGCCCGAACACGGTGGGCAGGCGCAGCGACGTCCCGCACAGCGCGCCGCGGGCGGCGGCGTCGAGCAGCAGCCGTTCGGCGGCCAGCTTCTGACGGTCGTACGGGCCCTTGGGGCGGTCCGGTTCGGTGCCGTCGAGGACCGGTTTGCCCGTCGGGCCGACCTGGGAGGCGGCACCCGTGAAGACGACCCTGGGGCGTGGTCCGGCCGGGCGGGCGGCGAGCGTGTCGACCAGGTCGCGCACGATGCCCACGTTGACCCGCTCGGCGGCCGTGTCGCCGTCCTCGATCCGCCAGGTGGCCGTGGCCGAGCTGTACAGCGTCGCCAGGACCACCGCGTCGGCGCCGGCCACCGCGGCGGCGAGCTCACCCGGCTCGGTGAGGTCGGCGGCCCGTATCTCGATGTCGGCGCGGGCGGCGGGCGGCGCGGTCGCCCGGCGCCGGGAGACCGCCCGGATCCGCACGGGCCGGTCGGCGAGTTCGCGCAGCACGGCCGAGCCCACGAAACCGGTGGCGCCGAGCAGCGCGATCGTGGGAGTGCCGGCGCGGTCGGGTGTCAGGGCCACAGCGCGGCCTCCACTTCACGGCAGGTGTCGTAGTCGGGCAGCAGGCCCTTGTCGCGGGCCTCGGCGAGCGTCGGCGCGGCGCCGTCCCGCGGGGACTGCCGCAGGTCGCCGCCCTCGGGCAGCGGAAGTCCGAGCGCCGGGTCCAGCGGGGAGACGGCCAGCTCGGCCTCCGGGACGTAGCCCTCCGACATCACGTACACGACGATCGAGTCGTCCTGCCGGGACAGGAAGGCGTGGCCCACGCCGACCGGGATGTACAGCGCCCGGCAGTCGCCGCCACTGAGCTCGGTCGTCTGATGGCGGCCGAAGGTGGGGGACCCCACTCTGAGGTCGACGAGGAAGTCCAGGACCCGTCCGTACGGGCAGTAGACGTACTTGGCCCGGCCGGGCGGGGCGGCGGTGTAGTGGATGCCGCGGAGCACCCCGCGGGCGGAGACGTTGTGGCTGATGTCCCTCACGGGGAACAGGGGGCGGCCCACGGCCTGGGTGAACGCGCTCTCCTGGAACGGCGACGCGAAGCACCCCCGGTCGTCCCCGAAGACCTGGGGCGTGAATTCCCGGACGCCCTCGATGGCCGGTGTGCGTACCCGCATGGCGGTCATTCGCCCTTCTCCTCGGCGGTGGTGATCTCCAGCAGGTACCGGCCGTACGGCGAGTGGGACAGGGCCAGGCCGAGCCGGTGGCAGGTGTCGGCGTCGATGTAGCCCATGCGCCAGGCGATCTCCTCGATGCAGCCGATGCGCACCCCCTGTCTGCGGGAGAGGATCTGCACGTACTGTCCCGCCTCGGTGAGGGCGTCGTGGGTGCCGGTGTCGAGCCAGACGAAGCCCCGGCCCAGCTGGACGAACTCGGCCTTCCCGCGTTCCAGGTAGGTGCGGTTGACGTCGGTGATCTCCAGCTCGCCGCGTTCGGAGGGCCGCAGCCCACGGGCGATGCCGACCACGTCGTTGTCGTAGAAGTACAGGCCGGTGACGGCCAGGTTGGAGCGCGGCGCGGCGGGCTTCTCCGCCAGGCGCAGCAGGCGGCCGACGGCGTCCACCTCGCCCACGCCGTACCGCTCGGGGTCGCCCACCGGGTAGCCGAACAGGACGCAGCCGTCGATGTCGCGGGCGCTGGATCGCAGGATCTCGCCGAAGCCGGGCCCGTGGAACAGGTTGTCGCCCAGGACGAGCGCGACCGCGTCGTCGCCGATGTGCTCGGCACCGACGAGGAAGGCGTCGGCGATGCCCCGGGGCTTGTCCTGTTCGGCGTAGCTCAGGCGCAGTCCGAGCCGCGAGCCGTCGCCGAGCAGCCGCTGGAAGCCGGGGACGTCCTGCGGGGCCGCGATGATCTGGATCTCGGTGATGCCGGCCAGCATCAGCACGGACAGCGGGTAGTAGATCATCGGCTTGTCGTAGACCGGCAGCATCTGCTTGGAGACGCCCAGCGTGATCGGGTAGAGACGGGTCCCGTGGCCGCCGGCGAGGATGATCCCCTTCATCCTCCGGTCCCCTGCGTGGCGGGGTCGGCGGGCAGCACCTCGTAGTGGCTGGGCCGGCCGTCCTCGTGCACCAGGTGGCCCAGGCCTTCGGCCTCGCGGCGGTGCAGCAGCTGCCAGCCGCCGTCGGGGTGGCGCAGCGCCACCGAGTGCCACGGCGTGGTCCACACGTCCGCGGTGCCGACGAACCGGATGCCGAACTTGCCCTCGCCGCGGTTCTGCGGATGGATCGAGAGGCGGACGTTCTCGGGATGGTGCTCGGCGATCAGCTCGCCCCAGGCGCGGCTGCGGACGATCACCTCGTAGGCGCGCCGGCGGCAGTCGCGCTGGAGCGCCGAGCGGGAGCCGTCCCACTCCGCCGCGTCCTCCATGAGGAACTTGGTGATGCCGCGATACATCCGCAGGGTGGACTCGTCGCTGCGCACCTCCTCGCGCAGCTGCTCGATCGACGGGCCGAGCGTCTCGGCGGCGACCTTGCGCTTCTCGTCGTACGACAGGTCGGGCCCGTAGACGTCCTTGAGGTCGAAGGTGTCGAGGTGGGCGGAGAGGCCCTCGGCGGCGATCATGCGGCGCAGTTCGTGGCCGTAGGCGTCGATGTGCTCGTCGGGGACGCCGATGACGTCGCCGAAGATGTGTCCGTCGGAGCAGATCAGGATCTTCGCGCCGGGGGCGTGGACCTTGGCGATCTCCGCGCACAGAGAGCCCAGGAAGCGCAGCGCGAGCCGCTCCCCGTGGTCCGGAAGATGGCCTAAGACCTTGTCCGGGTTGGGCGATTTGCAGGGGAAGCCCGGCAGGCTGAATATCACCGGTTCTTCACGTCGGACGAACTCGGCCATCTGCCGCAACTGCTCGGGGAAGTCCTCGGGGGTGTCGAGGTGCGGGTCCGTCTCGGCGGCCCGGCGGTGCGGGAGCAGCAGTTCGAGGATCTCGCGGCTGACGCGCTCGGCGGAGGAGGGGGAGGTGACGGTGGTGGACATCTGGGACATGGGTGATCGACTCGCTTTCCTCATGGAACGGATGCGGACATGCCGCCGGGTGACCGCCCGACGGTGGGCGGCCGGGGGTCGGGCCGGCCGGGGTCTCGTGCGCTCAGTGGCGCACGGGGCAGCCGGTGGCCGGCGCGGTCGCCGACGGGCCGTAGGAGACGGGCAGTTCGTCGACACCGCGCGCGAGGACGGCGCGGACCCAGTCGAGTTCCTGGTCCTCGACGGCGAGCCGCAGTCCGGGCAGTCCGGTGAGCAGCGCGCGTAGAGCGATCTGGAGTTCGATACGGGCGAGTGCGGCACCCGGGCAGAAGTGGATGCCGTGACCGAAGGCGAGGTGCGGGTTGGGCGTGCGGTCCAGGTCGAGGGTGTCGGCGTCGGGGAACCGCTCCGGGTCGCGGTTGGCGGCGCTCAGCGACACGATGACCGAGTCGCCGGCCGGTACACGGGTGCCGAGCAGCTCCGCGTCCTCGGCGAAGAACCGCCAGGTGGTGAGTTCGAAGGCGCTGTCGTAGCGCAGGAGTTCCTCCACCGCGCGGGCCAGCAGCGCCGGGTCGTGCCCCTCGCCCTCCGTCACGGCCTCCTGGAGCCGGCGCAGTTGGGCGGGGTGGCGCAGCAGGGCCACGAGGGCGGTGGTGATCTGGTTGGTCACCGGCTCCTGCCCGGCGACCAGTAGCTGGAAGACGATGGAGTCCTGCTCCTCCTTGCTGATCTCCCCCGCGTCACGGGCCACGACGAGCTTGGTGAGCAGGTCGTCGCCGGGGTCGCGGCGCTTGTCCTCGGTGACCTCGGCTATGTAGCCCTGGAGTCCGCGCAGCCGTCCTTCGTAGACCGGCCGCAGCGGGTCGGCCGGGCCGACGGGCTGCACGACCTTGCCCCAGTCGCGGTCGAACCGGGCCGCCAGGGCGGGCGGCAGGCCGATCACCTCGGCCAGCACCCGGAACGGGAAGTGCGCCGCGAAGGCGGCGACGACGTCGATCTCACCGGTCTCGGCACCGCCGTCGAGGGCGGTGGCGAGCAGTTCCGCGGCAATCTCCTCGAAGCGGGGCCGCATCCGCTCGACGTGGCGGGGCGAGAACGCCTCGGTGACCATCTTGCGCATCACGGTGTGCTTCGGCGGGTCCTGGTGCAGCAGGTGGACCTGGAGCTGCGAGTGCTGGGGCTCCGGCATGATGGCGGCGCGTTCCCGCCAGGCGCTGTTGCCGAGGTC
Coding sequences:
- a CDS encoding dTDP-4-dehydrorhamnose 3,5-epimerase, yielding MTAMRVRTPAIEGVREFTPQVFGDDRGCFASPFQESAFTQAVGRPLFPVRDISHNVSARGVLRGIHYTAAPPGRAKYVYCPYGRVLDFLVDLRVGSPTFGRHQTTELSGGDCRALYIPVGVGHAFLSRQDDSIVVYVMSEGYVPEAELAVSPLDPALGLPLPEGGDLRQSPRDGAAPTLAEARDKGLLPDYDTCREVEAALWP
- a CDS encoding glutamine amidotransferase-related protein, translated to MVDAEDTFTAMLHHRPRSLGLAVTVRRFGEPCPLDDHDLVVPGPGPGDPRDTGHPKAARLRAPADTLPAGHRPFPAVCFSHQVLRDRLGFELVRRKAPDQGTRREIDLFGARESVGFHNPFAARSREDKVECEGVGTVEVSRDRDTVEVHAPRGPRFASVQFHAESVLTRDGGCIIAGLLADLV
- a CDS encoding 2,3-dihydro-2,3-dihydroxybenzoate dehydrogenase, whose product is MDGKIALVTGAAGGIGAAVARSLGERGVVVVAVDRDADGLRRTVQKLAADGVTARAFPADITDRAAVDALVDSAERRLGPLDFLVNAAGVLHLGEARHLSDQDWDATFAVNATGVFVMSRAVVNRMVPRRGGAVVTVASNAAGTARTGMAAYAASKAAATMFTRCLGLEVARHGIRCNLVAPGSTDTPMLSSMWRDRSGRQTTIAGRPEEYRVGIPLGRLARPADVADAVTFLLSDRAAHITLHSLTVDGGAALGV
- the rfbA gene encoding glucose-1-phosphate thymidylyltransferase RfbA, translating into MKGIILAGGHGTRLYPITLGVSKQMLPVYDKPMIYYPLSVLMLAGITEIQIIAAPQDVPGFQRLLGDGSRLGLRLSYAEQDKPRGIADAFLVGAEHIGDDAVALVLGDNLFHGPGFGEILRSSARDIDGCVLFGYPVGDPERYGVGEVDAVGRLLRLAEKPAAPRSNLAVTGLYFYDNDVVGIARGLRPSERGELEITDVNRTYLERGKAEFVQLGRGFVWLDTGTHDALTEAGQYVQILSRRQGVRIGCIEEIAWRMGYIDADTCHRLGLALSHSPYGRYLLEITTAEEKGE
- a CDS encoding isochorismatase family protein; amino-acid sequence: MTGIPLIEPYELPSARELPDPVPSWRADPGRAVLLVHDMQYYFLRALPGPLRAQLLGNTARLRERCAALGIPVAYTAQPGAMDDVQRGLLKDFWGPGMRGLPGDREITAELAPGGGDWLFTKWRYSAFFRSGLLERMRADGRDQLILCGVYAHVGVLMTAVDAFSNDIETFLVADAVADFSADRHRQALDYAARCCAVVSTVEEVVA
- a CDS encoding NDP-hexose 2,3-dehydratase family protein produces the protein MSTVALLRPRTAQDLPARLARSAAATGEGHRLRTEDVPGWLAERARAHRFTVRRVPLDELDHWSFAPGTGDLVHRSGRFFAVRGLSARVDEGPIGNWQQPVIHQPEVGILGILAKEFDGVLHFLMQAKMEPGNPNLLQLSPTVQATRSNYQRVHAGSSVRYLEHFTDAAPEWVLADSLQSEHGAWFYRKANRNMLVEAADAEVPPAADYCWLTLGQLGELLRLDNVVNMDARTVLGCLPLPAAEPGARHSDLELLSWFTSERARHDVDVRLMPLAEVEGWTRDADAIRRPDGRFFQVTGVAVEAGNREVGGWSQPLIEPCGTGVAAFLFRRLGGVAHLLVHARVEAGYLNRVELAPTVQCAPRDWEAVPAADRPRFLEAALRAERDGAVTYSAVHSEEGGRFLDACVRYLFVEADEDTAPIAPPRGYTWATVGQLNSLAAHGHYLNIQARTLLACVNSGAARL
- a CDS encoding SRPBCC family protein yields the protein MTDTELENPALFQVSARTQVAAPPDRVYAAVSDLTRSGEWSVECTGGRWVSGTPGTVGAVFRGENQRPADVVAWAPVVRGAWTTDSEVVEAEPGRCFRWAIRDSSGQRQESVWSFEIEAAGRGCVLVHGFWMGRPTEGIRGITADMDAAEKRRFFGDWTAKLADDLAATVRRVKRIVEQA
- a CDS encoding NAD-dependent epimerase/dehydratase family protein, whose translation is MALTPDRAGTPTIALLGATGFVGSAVLRELADRPVRIRAVSRRRATAPPAARADIEIRAADLTEPGELAAAVAGADAVVLATLYSSATATWRIEDGDTAAERVNVGIVRDLVDTLAARPAGPRPRVVFTGAASQVGPTGKPVLDGTEPDRPKGPYDRQKLAAERLLLDAAARGALCGTSLRLPTVFGPGAGPAARDRGVVSAMARRALAGQPLTMWHDGTVRRDLLYIDDLARAVVAGLDHAEALAGRHWLLGTGEGRPLGPVFEQVAALAAERTGRPPVPVVSVPPPEQAEAGDFASITIDASAFRSVTGWTPDTPLTEALRRTVDHLAAEAAATGGGAGAGGGAGAGGRAADDGKPGGGPA
- a CDS encoding class I adenylate-forming enzyme family protein; its protein translation is MLLQRTGNRGIRLGTLFERAASRHPANVLILDHDLDLAPDLGRRATVAELADLVADLASRLRAARIRPGERVVVHKSDSFDIPLLACAISRIGAVPVLLSPQLDGETVTELVRRADRPHLVTDRAKLDTALPAAVFDLAESVLLASGTHARAVELGDFAGVRRVPPVTMPPDHPALITHTSGTTGVPKLAVHTGRTLQARYRPQRLAIAPVVRGRETVAMHVSFVHSRLFTALAISLLNGFPIVVLADDDPVRAADLFARVRPGILEAHPNSFIRWEELADDPRGPLAHVKLFSSTFDAIHPRTVHRLLRASRRRGALFGQLYGQSEVGPTVVRAFTRRHAPDADGRCVGMPFPGMTGVRVVSRDGRPPSPENPGHIEVRSDGRITTYLGEDDRYARQLDDGWWRMGDVGFKSRWGCLHLLDREVDLIPGFGSTLAAEDTLFARLDELAEVIIISGPDGRAVPVVCTKDGGPLDREAWRRAAAGLPAMAEPVQWRLSDLPQTATTKIKRLRLAELLAAGRGE
- a CDS encoding FAD-dependent monooxygenase codes for the protein MAKLIVVGGGIGGLATAVAVARRGHRAVVLERAAEFAELGAGIQLAPNGLHALDRLGLGDAVRALAVHIGELRFMDGVSGEHVASLPLTGTYRRRFGNPYVVVHRAELHRLLLDACRRSPAVELRSGCRATGYRQDGSGATVLLDDREPVTGDAVIGADGIHSAIRRQLVGDGEPRVSGITVFRTVVPMERVPEDLRWNAVTWWAGPGRHFVHYAIGGGRYLNLAPSVENGATEALAGVPVDRERVLSAFAALGGTARRLLALGEEWKSWVLVDRDPVERWTDGRVTLLGDAAHPMLHYAAQGACQALEDAVTLGDLLDDGTDTIADRFETYNAERRDRTARITRAARASTRLWHPAGAAAKARNEMLSALSGTPLHDHVAWLHEPQGSATGARR